A genomic stretch from Pontibacter liquoris includes:
- a CDS encoding ferritin-like domain-containing protein, with amino-acid sequence MSKLKKLEENNQGSLGKALQSPMQRRAFFRYAGGTAAAAALLLTACNDDDFFPMPPLEGVDLGSGDIGILNYAYALEQLEAAFYTEVVKKSGSALSSDEMKVMKDIKAHEVAHREFFKAALGGKAIADLEVDFSKINFSDKDSVLTTAQTFEDLGVAAYNGAGKLFSDSGNGLTYLLLAGKIVSVEARHAAAIHDLISGNNRKFGEELIDRNGLDRAFMPEKVLQAAGPYIKTKINFSNLPTK; translated from the coding sequence ATGAGTAAACTGAAAAAGCTTGAGGAGAACAATCAGGGCAGCCTTGGCAAAGCGCTCCAAAGCCCGATGCAAAGACGCGCCTTCTTTCGGTATGCCGGTGGCACGGCTGCGGCCGCTGCTCTGCTACTTACCGCCTGTAACGATGACGACTTCTTTCCGATGCCGCCCCTGGAAGGCGTTGACCTGGGCTCCGGCGACATCGGCATCCTGAACTATGCCTATGCCCTGGAACAACTGGAAGCGGCGTTTTATACCGAAGTAGTTAAAAAGTCGGGCAGCGCACTTTCTTCAGACGAAATGAAGGTGATGAAGGATATCAAAGCGCACGAAGTAGCCCACCGCGAATTCTTTAAAGCGGCTTTGGGCGGCAAAGCGATTGCGGATCTGGAAGTAGATTTCAGCAAAATCAATTTCTCCGACAAAGACAGTGTGCTCACCACGGCGCAAACCTTTGAAGATTTAGGCGTAGCAGCCTATAATGGCGCTGGCAAACTCTTTTCAGACTCGGGAAACGGCCTGACCTACCTCCTGCTGGCTGGTAAAATTGTATCTGTAGAAGCCCGCCACGCCGCCGCCATACATGACCTGATTAGCGGTAACAACAGAAAGTTTGGAGAAGAACTGATTGACAGAAATGGTCTGGACAGAGCCTTTATGCCCGAAAAGGTATTGCAGGCGGCTGGCCCCTACATTAAAACGAAGATCAACTTCAGCAACTTACCAACTAAATAA
- a CDS encoding ferritin-like domain-containing protein, which produces MNIFNIIQDIEKADGEVYDRLSSRRGAMNSFGSFGKKVALAAVPLAMGTMFQKAYGKDSGRVVDVLNFALTLEYLESEFYSRGLASSSLHLGEYRDFFRDVSKNETAHVKFLETTIKALKGKPVDKPTFDFSAGGAFADWDSNLQTFLALSQAFEDTGVRAYKGQAANLVSNSDVLTAALQIHSVEARHASIVRRIRGLNGWITGDERGAGMPEATQAVYKGEDEVEQGGVDVPAVSKVSVANVTEAFDEPLSKDAVLAIAKLFIKS; this is translated from the coding sequence ATGAATATATTTAATATTATACAAGATATTGAGAAAGCTGACGGTGAAGTATACGACAGACTTTCCTCACGCCGCGGCGCTATGAACAGCTTCGGTAGCTTTGGCAAAAAAGTAGCGCTTGCAGCTGTGCCCCTGGCAATGGGTACCATGTTCCAGAAAGCGTATGGCAAGGATAGCGGCCGTGTAGTGGATGTGCTTAACTTTGCTTTAACGCTCGAATACCTGGAGTCGGAATTTTACAGCAGGGGCCTTGCTTCCTCCAGCCTTCACCTGGGCGAGTACAGGGACTTCTTTAGGGACGTAAGCAAAAACGAAACGGCCCACGTAAAATTCCTGGAAACTACCATCAAAGCGCTGAAAGGCAAACCGGTGGACAAACCTACCTTCGACTTTTCGGCTGGCGGCGCTTTTGCGGACTGGGATTCTAACCTGCAGACTTTCCTAGCGCTTTCTCAGGCGTTTGAGGACACAGGCGTTCGCGCTTACAAAGGCCAGGCCGCCAATCTGGTGAGTAATAGCGACGTGCTGACAGCTGCCTTGCAAATCCATTCCGTAGAAGCACGCCATGCCTCTATTGTTAGAAGAATACGGGGCCTGAATGGCTGGATTACAGGAGATGAGCGCGGCGCAGGTATGCCAGAGGCTACGCAGGCCGTGTACAAGGGCGAAGATGAAGTAGAACAAGGGGGCGTAGATGTTCCGGCTGTATCCAAAGTATCTGTCGCAAACGTAACCGAAGCCTTTGATGAGCCCTTGTCGAAAGACGCGGTACTTGCTATCGCTAAATTATTTATCAAATCATAA
- a CDS encoding BatD family protein yields the protein MRLYVLFLLLCLTIAAPARAQQVSIQLGKSPVPINQYFTISIKLQNQGLKDYTPFPEIEGFKKSNKFSATKTIITGGTTTTVLTVTQNYAALEEGEYELLPFTMKVNGQTIRSQGLKLKVTPMAATPLPGSNLPNLVTPEVADPVAEGQAEFIDKEDNAFLTLYTSKKEVFVGEGVTATLYFYLAEQDQRLLDFYDFANQMAGILKQLKQPDAWEETFDFAEITPENVSIKGVPYLRFKLYEAVLYPINQSPLRFPALSLKMLKYKVAKTPNLLAQERQEGYKTYFSREQVVKVKQLPPHPLRDVVPVGNYRLQEQLSRRSVPVNKSFTYLFQVEGEGNLSAIMAPVPTPPPGIDFYPPDVRQDITRRNGLVEGAKAFSYTVLPHQPGTYNLKKALQWVYFNPVTARYDTLQPQLSVRITGLQDDDALVLSRDLGPFYNIIENEDATLVSLHLADQIKQYTNIILLVLLALSAFVFLKK from the coding sequence ATGCGCCTATATGTTCTGTTTCTTTTGCTATGCCTTACAATAGCTGCTCCCGCCCGGGCACAGCAGGTAAGTATACAGCTTGGCAAAAGCCCGGTGCCTATCAACCAGTATTTCACTATTTCCATTAAGCTCCAGAATCAGGGGCTAAAAGATTATACTCCTTTCCCCGAAATAGAAGGGTTTAAGAAAAGCAATAAGTTTTCGGCTACCAAAACCATCATCACCGGCGGCACTACCACCACAGTGCTGACCGTTACCCAGAACTACGCGGCCCTGGAAGAGGGCGAGTATGAACTGCTGCCTTTTACAATGAAGGTGAACGGGCAAACGATCCGTTCGCAGGGGCTCAAACTGAAGGTAACGCCCATGGCGGCAACCCCGCTCCCGGGCAGCAACCTGCCCAACCTGGTTACGCCGGAAGTAGCAGACCCGGTGGCCGAAGGGCAGGCAGAGTTTATCGACAAAGAAGACAATGCCTTTCTGACCCTTTATACCAGCAAGAAAGAGGTGTTTGTGGGCGAAGGCGTGACGGCAACGCTCTATTTTTACCTGGCCGAGCAGGACCAGCGCCTGCTCGATTTCTATGATTTTGCAAACCAGATGGCCGGTATTCTGAAGCAACTCAAACAGCCGGATGCCTGGGAGGAAACCTTTGATTTTGCCGAGATCACGCCGGAGAATGTCAGTATAAAAGGCGTCCCTTACCTGCGTTTCAAGCTTTACGAGGCCGTGTTGTATCCCATCAACCAGTCGCCGCTCCGTTTCCCGGCGCTGTCGCTCAAGATGCTCAAGTATAAAGTGGCCAAAACACCTAACCTGTTAGCGCAGGAGCGGCAGGAGGGCTATAAAACATACTTCTCGCGCGAGCAGGTGGTAAAGGTAAAACAACTGCCGCCCCACCCGTTGCGCGATGTGGTGCCTGTGGGCAATTACCGCCTGCAGGAGCAATTATCGCGTAGGAGCGTGCCGGTAAACAAAAGCTTTACCTATCTTTTCCAGGTAGAGGGCGAGGGCAACCTGTCGGCCATCATGGCGCCGGTACCAACCCCGCCGCCCGGCATCGATTTTTATCCGCCCGACGTGCGGCAGGATATTACCCGGCGCAATGGCCTGGTAGAAGGTGCCAAAGCCTTCAGCTATACGGTGCTGCCTCATCAGCCTGGCACCTATAACCTCAAAAAAGCGCTGCAGTGGGTCTACTTTAATCCTGTCACGGCCCGCTACGATACCCTGCAGCCCCAACTATCGGTGCGCATTACGGGCCTGCAGGACGACGATGCGCTGGTATTGTCGCGCGACCTGGGACCTTTTTATAATATCATCGAGAACGAAGACGCGACACTGGTTAGCCTGCACCTGGCTGACCAGATCAAGCAGTACACCAACATCATATTGCTGGTGCTGCTGGCCCTGTCGGCCTTCGTTTTCCTAAAAAAATAG
- a CDS encoding sodium:proton antiporter: protein MLNTILLLAQTEHDVPAFLIIPFLLLIGLIASGPVLFGHFWEHNYRKIAVTLGLTVLGYYLFALQNHHMPIHTLFEYISFAVLLSSLYIAAGGIYININANATPLMNVGIVILGAVMANIVGTTGASLLLIRPFIRLNIHRIKPYQIIFFIFIVSNAGGLLTPLGDPPLFIGFLKGVPFFWTLQHLFFPWVFAIGLLSLFFYIIDSRNKETGYVPDPAVVAKNNAKTEFYISGKRNLLWLAVIIGAIFLDPNVMEGLPHISYDGNKFSFLREIIQLGAAFFCFRFSSKTALAGNQFSFDPILEVVFLFFGIFFTMMPALQLSAAIASSPEYARYITPNFLYWATGSLSGFLDNAPTYANFLSLGMAKFDMAQNSIIDVRQFATGTGPGGHTTVLLEAISLSSVLFGAFTYIGNGPNFMVKAIAESAGIKMPSFFAYVIRYSIPFLLPALIIIWYLVVHLELF from the coding sequence ATGCTAAACACCATCCTCCTGCTGGCGCAAACAGAACATGATGTGCCGGCATTCCTGATCATTCCCTTCCTGCTACTGATTGGCTTAATTGCAAGCGGCCCCGTGCTTTTCGGCCACTTCTGGGAGCACAACTACCGAAAAATAGCCGTTACGCTGGGCCTTACTGTGCTAGGCTATTACCTGTTTGCCCTGCAAAATCACCATATGCCCATCCATACTTTGTTTGAGTATATCTCTTTTGCGGTGCTGTTGAGCTCGCTCTACATTGCCGCCGGGGGCATTTACATCAACATCAATGCCAACGCCACGCCGCTCATGAACGTGGGGATCGTGATTCTGGGAGCCGTAATGGCCAACATAGTGGGTACTACAGGCGCTTCGCTGTTGCTGATCCGGCCTTTTATCCGCCTCAACATACACCGCATTAAACCCTACCAGATTATCTTTTTCATCTTTATCGTGAGCAATGCCGGTGGCCTGCTGACTCCCCTGGGAGACCCGCCCCTGTTCATTGGCTTTCTGAAAGGCGTACCCTTTTTCTGGACGCTGCAGCACCTGTTTTTCCCATGGGTGTTCGCTATTGGTTTGCTGAGCCTGTTCTTCTATATCATCGATAGCCGCAACAAAGAAACAGGCTATGTCCCTGACCCGGCTGTTGTGGCCAAAAATAACGCGAAGACCGAGTTTTACATCAGCGGCAAGCGCAACCTGCTTTGGCTGGCCGTGATCATCGGTGCCATTTTCCTGGACCCGAACGTAATGGAAGGGCTCCCGCATATTTCGTATGACGGCAACAAGTTCTCTTTCCTGCGCGAGATCATTCAGTTGGGAGCAGCTTTTTTCTGCTTCCGCTTCTCCAGCAAAACGGCGCTGGCGGGCAACCAATTTAGCTTCGATCCTATTCTGGAAGTGGTGTTTCTGTTCTTCGGCATTTTCTTTACCATGATGCCGGCTTTGCAACTGTCTGCCGCTATTGCTTCTTCGCCGGAATATGCCCGCTACATCACTCCCAATTTCCTGTATTGGGCTACAGGCTCCTTGTCCGGCTTCCTGGACAACGCCCCAACCTATGCCAACTTCCTCTCGCTGGGCATGGCCAAGTTTGATATGGCCCAGAACAGCATTATAGACGTGCGGCAGTTTGCCACCGGCACCGGGCCGGGCGGCCATACAACGGTGCTGCTGGAGGCGATCTCATTGTCATCGGTGCTGTTTGGCGCCTTTACTTACATCGGCAACGGTCCTAACTTTATGGTAAAAGCCATTGCCGAGAGCGCAGGCATCAAAATGCCGTCGTTCTTTGCCTATGTTATCCGTTATTCCATTCCGTTCCTGCTGCCTGCCCTGATCATTATCTGGTACCTGGTTGTGCACCTGGAGCTGTTCTAA
- a CDS encoding antA/AntB antirepressor family protein, which yields MVNVYYSLKGTPYVWASDLHTHLEIDSPLDGWFSYILGYGFVLNKDYSYHPKQVGLPNGSHCEKKDWAIQLDMAKHIAMSQLTDKGKALRHYLLRLDSEVNEGARLNHLQISALFDLCKVMGFFSIQKMLQNEHYEFMKRPKNWWDYRAKLFGYSKQQLQVMMQAIGKKYSSERQALLHLKKHELIRQATIDLFIAMGKSTIYAKNMGNFMETIAIELKPEIYNDNDILIDFKSLAQKKTISLLKNKNDRAKLLGSLA from the coding sequence ATGGTAAACGTTTATTATTCCCTAAAAGGAACCCCTTATGTATGGGCAAGTGATTTACATACTCATTTAGAGATTGACTCTCCCTTAGATGGGTGGTTCTCATACATATTAGGGTATGGGTTTGTACTAAATAAAGACTATAGCTACCACCCTAAACAAGTAGGATTACCGAACGGAAGCCACTGTGAGAAGAAAGATTGGGCTATACAATTAGATATGGCTAAGCACATAGCCATGAGCCAGTTAACAGACAAAGGCAAAGCATTGCGACATTATCTGCTGCGTCTTGATAGCGAGGTTAATGAAGGAGCCAGACTAAATCACCTACAGATATCAGCATTATTTGATCTTTGTAAGGTTATGGGTTTCTTCTCTATACAGAAGATGCTTCAGAATGAGCATTATGAATTTATGAAAAGACCAAAAAATTGGTGGGATTACCGGGCAAAACTTTTTGGATACTCTAAACAGCAGCTTCAAGTCATGATGCAGGCAATTGGTAAGAAGTATTCTTCGGAGCGGCAGGCTTTACTACATTTAAAAAAACATGAGCTCATTCGTCAAGCTACAATAGATTTGTTCATAGCAATGGGTAAATCAACTATTTACGCAAAGAATATGGGCAACTTTATGGAAACAATTGCTATAGAACTAAAGCCTGAAATATATAATGACAATGACATTTTAATAGACTTCAAAAGTTTGGCTCAGAAAAAGACAATTTCCCTATTAAAGAACAAAAATGACCGCGCTAAACTATTAGGAAGCTTGGCCTAG
- a CDS encoding NifU family protein, translating to MIENKEKLVSVYAEANPNPESMKFVLNVTLLPEGQSVDYPTLESALESPLAQELFNFDYVSRVFIASNFVTVTKSTELEWVKLIPELRAFLKSYIEAGGPAFVEGFKAGKQQATDHGDASEEDTAIAKKVIDLLDNYVRPAVEQDGGNITFKSYDKGVVTVHLQGSCSGCPSATVTLKAGIENLLKRMVPEVTEVVADGVTI from the coding sequence ATGATAGAAAATAAAGAAAAGCTGGTTTCGGTGTATGCTGAAGCCAACCCGAACCCCGAGTCAATGAAGTTCGTGCTGAATGTAACCTTGCTGCCGGAAGGACAAAGTGTGGATTACCCGACGCTGGAAAGCGCGCTGGAGTCGCCGCTGGCACAGGAGCTTTTTAACTTCGATTACGTGTCGCGCGTGTTTATTGCCAGCAACTTTGTTACCGTAACCAAGAGCACGGAACTGGAGTGGGTAAAACTGATCCCCGAACTGCGTGCGTTCCTGAAATCATACATCGAGGCGGGCGGCCCGGCTTTTGTAGAAGGCTTTAAAGCCGGCAAGCAGCAGGCCACCGACCACGGCGATGCCTCTGAAGAAGATACTGCCATTGCTAAAAAAGTAATTGACCTGCTGGATAACTATGTGCGCCCGGCCGTAGAGCAGGATGGCGGTAACATTACCTTCAAGTCCTATGATAAAGGCGTGGTGACCGTGCACCTGCAGGGTTCCTGCAGTGGCTGCCCATCCGCTACCGTTACGCTGAAAGCGGGTATCGAGAACCTGCTCAAGCGCATGGTACCGGAAGTAACTGAAGTAGTAGCCGACGGCGTAACCATCTAA
- a CDS encoding acyl-CoA dehydrogenase family protein, translated as MAYEPAGAPDYFNIDELLTDEHKLIRQTMRDFVKREISPNIERWAQEGHFPSEIVKKFGEVGAFGPTIPEEYGGGGLDYISYGIIMQEIERGDSGMRSTASVQGSLVMYPIYKYGSEEQRKKYLPKLASGEWLGCFGLTEPDFGSNPGGMVTNIKDMGDHYLLNGAKMWISNSPECQVAVVWAKNEEGRIKGLIVERGMEGFSTPEIHNKWSLRASCTGELVFDNVKVPKENLLPNIDGLKGPLGCLDSARYGISWGAIGAAIDCYESALKYSKERIQFDKPIGGFQLTQKKLAEMLTEITKAQLLAWRLGTLMNEGKATTQQISMAKRNNVDMALHIAREARQIHGGMGITGEYPIMRHMMNLESVITYEGTHDIHLLITGADITGIQAFK; from the coding sequence ATGGCTTACGAACCTGCAGGAGCTCCTGACTACTTTAATATCGACGAACTGCTGACCGATGAGCACAAGCTCATCCGCCAGACCATGCGCGATTTTGTGAAACGCGAGATATCTCCCAACATTGAGCGGTGGGCACAGGAGGGCCATTTCCCTTCTGAAATAGTGAAGAAGTTTGGCGAGGTAGGCGCTTTTGGCCCAACCATACCCGAGGAATATGGCGGTGGCGGCCTCGATTATATTTCCTACGGCATCATTATGCAGGAAATCGAGCGCGGCGATTCCGGCATGCGTTCCACGGCTTCGGTGCAGGGCTCGCTGGTGATGTACCCCATCTACAAGTATGGCTCCGAGGAGCAGCGTAAAAAATACCTTCCCAAACTGGCCAGTGGCGAGTGGCTGGGCTGTTTCGGCCTGACCGAGCCGGATTTCGGCTCCAACCCGGGTGGCATGGTGACCAACATCAAAGACATGGGCGATCATTATTTGCTCAATGGCGCTAAAATGTGGATATCCAACTCGCCCGAGTGCCAGGTAGCCGTAGTATGGGCCAAGAATGAGGAAGGCCGCATCAAAGGCCTGATCGTGGAGCGCGGCATGGAAGGCTTTTCTACCCCTGAAATCCATAACAAATGGAGCCTGCGCGCCAGCTGTACCGGCGAGCTGGTGTTCGACAACGTGAAAGTGCCCAAAGAAAACCTGCTGCCTAACATCGATGGCCTGAAAGGGCCACTGGGCTGCCTCGACTCGGCCCGTTACGGCATTTCGTGGGGCGCGATTGGTGCCGCCATCGATTGTTACGAGTCGGCATTAAAGTATAGCAAGGAGCGCATCCAGTTCGATAAACCGATCGGCGGCTTCCAGCTCACGCAGAAAAAACTGGCCGAAATGCTGACCGAGATAACCAAAGCGCAGCTGCTGGCCTGGCGCCTGGGCACGCTCATGAACGAGGGCAAAGCCACCACCCAGCAGATCTCCATGGCCAAGCGCAACAACGTGGACATGGCCCTGCACATTGCCCGCGAGGCACGCCAGATCCACGGCGGCATGGGCATTACGGGCGAGTACCCGATCATGCGCCACATGATGAACCTGGAATCAGTGATCACCTACGAAGGCACTCACGACATCCACCTGCTTATTACGGGCGCGGATATTACCGGCATACAGGCGTTCAAATAG
- the ruvB gene encoding Holliday junction branch migration DNA helicase RuvB has translation MREDYLTGEKEQMSPAERDIDKALRPLSFLDFTGQAKIVENLKIFVQAAKRRGEALDHVLLHGPPGLGKTTLSHIIASELDAGIKMTSGPVLDKPSDLAGLLTNLEANDVLFIDEIHRLNPIVEEYLYSAMEDYKIDIMLDSGPNARSVQISLNPFTLIGATTRSGLLTAPLRARFSINSRLEYYDAELLTSIVKRSSYLLGAPIHEDAAFEIARRSRGTPRIANNLLRRTRDFAQVKGDGTITVEIAKFALNALDVDQNGLDEMDNRILSTIIDKFKGGPVGITTIATACGEESETIEEVYEPFLIQEGYIKRTARGREATEMAYRHLGKIPPQEIASGGLFSQPEV, from the coding sequence ATGAGAGAAGATTATCTCACCGGCGAAAAAGAACAGATGTCGCCTGCCGAGCGCGATATCGACAAGGCCCTCCGGCCTCTCAGCTTCCTTGATTTTACAGGGCAAGCCAAGATCGTGGAGAACCTGAAGATATTTGTGCAGGCCGCCAAACGAAGAGGCGAAGCGCTGGACCACGTGCTGCTGCATGGCCCTCCGGGACTAGGTAAAACCACGCTGTCGCATATTATTGCTTCCGAGCTGGACGCGGGTATTAAAATGACCTCCGGCCCGGTGCTCGACAAGCCCAGCGATCTGGCCGGTTTGCTCACCAACCTGGAAGCAAACGACGTGTTGTTTATCGACGAGATCCACCGCCTCAATCCCATTGTGGAAGAGTACCTCTACTCGGCCATGGAGGATTACAAGATCGACATTATGCTGGATTCGGGGCCGAATGCGCGTTCCGTGCAGATCAGCCTGAATCCCTTTACCCTGATTGGCGCTACCACGCGTTCGGGTTTGCTTACCGCGCCCTTACGTGCCCGCTTCAGCATTAACTCGCGCCTGGAGTATTATGATGCGGAGCTGCTGACTTCCATCGTGAAGCGGTCGTCTTACCTGCTGGGTGCGCCCATACATGAGGATGCGGCTTTCGAGATTGCCCGCCGCAGCCGGGGCACGCCGCGTATTGCCAACAACCTGCTGCGCCGTACCCGCGATTTTGCCCAGGTAAAAGGCGATGGCACAATTACGGTAGAGATTGCGAAGTTTGCCCTGAATGCGCTGGACGTGGACCAGAACGGTCTGGACGAAATGGATAACCGCATCCTTTCCACCATCATCGACAAGTTTAAAGGCGGCCCGGTCGGGATCACCACCATTGCCACAGCGTGCGGCGAAGAATCGGAAACAATCGAGGAAGTATACGAGCCATTCCTGATCCAGGAAGGTTACATCAAGCGTACCGCCCGCGGCCGCGAAGCTACTGAAATGGCGTACCGCCACTTAGGTAAAATTCCACCGCAGGAAATAGCCTCCGGCGGCTTGTTCAGCCAACCGGAAGTATAG
- the aroC gene encoding chorismate synthase, translating to MSNSYGKIFRITTFGESHGPAVGVIVDGCPAGLEISPEEIQHALDRRRPGQSNITTPRQEEDRVTILSGIFEGKTQGVPIALVVNNKDQASKDYAHIEHAFRPSHADYTYTAKYGTRDYRGGGRSSARETVARVAAGALAAKLLQQQGITVQAYVSQVGSIKLHKPYDELDLSQIDSNKVRCPDVETAASMISLIEDARDSLDTIGGVVSCVVKGVPAGLGEPVFDKLHAELGKAMLSINAVKGFEYGSGFEGVKMRGSEHNDQFYTDEAGNVRTRTNYSGGIQGGISNGQDIYFNVAFKPVATILQPQQTINDAGEEITLQGKGRHDPCVLPRAVPIVDAMAALVLADFLLRQQVNRI from the coding sequence ATGAGCAACTCTTACGGAAAGATCTTCCGCATCACAACTTTTGGCGAGTCGCATGGCCCGGCCGTAGGCGTAATAGTAGACGGGTGCCCGGCAGGGCTCGAAATTAGCCCCGAGGAAATACAGCATGCCCTGGATCGCCGCCGCCCCGGCCAGTCCAACATCACCACCCCGCGGCAGGAGGAAGACCGGGTTACGATCCTTTCGGGCATCTTCGAAGGTAAAACCCAGGGTGTGCCCATTGCGCTGGTGGTCAACAACAAGGACCAGGCCAGCAAGGATTATGCCCATATCGAGCACGCTTTCCGGCCCTCGCATGCCGATTATACTTACACGGCCAAGTATGGCACGCGCGATTACCGCGGGGGCGGCCGCAGCTCAGCCCGCGAAACGGTGGCGCGTGTGGCTGCCGGTGCGCTGGCGGCCAAATTGCTGCAACAGCAGGGCATTACGGTGCAGGCCTACGTGTCGCAGGTGGGCAGTATAAAGTTGCATAAGCCCTACGATGAACTGGACCTGAGCCAGATAGACAGCAACAAAGTGCGCTGCCCCGACGTCGAAACGGCCGCCAGTATGATCAGCCTGATCGAAGACGCGCGCGACAGCCTCGATACCATTGGCGGCGTGGTGAGCTGCGTGGTGAAAGGCGTGCCGGCCGGCCTGGGAGAGCCCGTGTTCGATAAGCTGCACGCCGAGCTCGGCAAGGCGATGCTAAGTATAAATGCTGTGAAAGGCTTTGAATATGGCAGTGGCTTTGAAGGCGTAAAGATGCGCGGCTCCGAGCACAACGACCAGTTTTATACCGACGAGGCCGGTAACGTGCGCACCCGCACCAATTACTCCGGCGGCATTCAGGGCGGCATCAGCAACGGTCAGGATATCTACTTTAACGTGGCCTTTAAGCCTGTGGCTACTATCCTGCAGCCGCAGCAAACGATTAACGACGCCGGCGAAGAGATCACGCTGCAGGGCAAAGGCCGCCATGACCCATGTGTGCTGCCCCGGGCCGTACCCATTGTGGATGCCATGGCTGCGCTGGTGCTGGCCGACTTCCTGCTGCGCCAGCAGGTTAACCGCATTTAA
- the queG gene encoding tRNA epoxyqueuosine(34) reductase QueG — MNKSDHTYLIKQKATELGFMYCGISKADFLEEEAPRLERWLNRNMHGQMHYMENHFDMRLDPRLLVDGAKSVVSLLLNYYPEKENQQPDQDTYKISKYAYGTDYHFVIKDKLKTLLQFINESIGEVGGRCFVDSAPVLDKAWAKKSGLGWVGKNSNLITPQAGSFYFIAELIIDLELDYDGPIKDYCGSCTRCLDACPTGAITEPYVVDGSKCISYFTIELKDQLPPEMNGKFGNWVFGCDICQDVCPWNRFSKPHQEPAFAPHPQLKELKKSDWQELTHEVFAQLFKKSAVKRTGYSGLLRNIQFVQNKDEKKG; from the coding sequence TTGAACAAATCCGACCACACATACCTCATCAAGCAGAAAGCCACTGAGCTGGGCTTTATGTACTGCGGCATTTCCAAAGCTGATTTTCTGGAGGAGGAAGCGCCCCGGCTGGAGCGTTGGCTTAACCGGAATATGCACGGGCAGATGCACTACATGGAGAACCACTTCGACATGCGCCTGGACCCGCGCCTGCTCGTGGACGGTGCTAAATCGGTGGTGTCGCTGCTGCTCAACTATTACCCTGAAAAGGAAAACCAGCAACCCGACCAAGACACCTACAAGATCTCGAAGTACGCTTACGGCACCGATTACCATTTCGTCATCAAAGACAAGCTTAAAACACTGCTCCAGTTCATCAACGAAAGTATAGGTGAGGTTGGCGGCCGCTGCTTTGTAGATTCAGCGCCGGTGCTCGACAAGGCCTGGGCAAAGAAAAGCGGGTTAGGCTGGGTAGGCAAAAACTCCAACCTCATCACGCCGCAGGCAGGCAGCTTTTACTTCATTGCCGAGCTCATCATCGACCTGGAACTCGACTACGACGGCCCTATAAAGGATTACTGCGGCTCCTGCACGCGCTGCCTCGACGCCTGCCCGACAGGCGCTATTACAGAGCCTTACGTGGTGGACGGCAGCAAATGCATTTCCTACTTTACCATTGAGCTGAAGGACCAGTTGCCGCCTGAAATGAACGGCAAATTTGGTAACTGGGTGTTTGGCTGTGACATCTGCCAGGACGTTTGCCCCTGGAACCGGTTCAGCAAACCGCACCAGGAGCCTGCCTTTGCCCCGCATCCGCAGCTCAAAGAGTTGAAAAAAAGCGATTGGCAGGAGTTAACGCACGAAGTGTTTGCGCAGCTGTTTAAAAAGTCGGCTGTAAAACGCACCGGCTATAGTGGCCTGTTGCGCAACATTCAGTTTGTGCAGAATAAGGATGAAAAGAAGGGGTAG